Genomic DNA from Anaerolineales bacterium:
CGCGACCGGTGGCCCGGCCTCACCCTGCTCACCAAGGTTCTGACCACCACCGGCGACGTTTTGCTCGATCGCCCACTGCCGGAAATCGGCGGAAAGGGCCTGTTTACCGCCGAGCTCGAGCAAGCCTTGCTCTCGGGTGAGATCGACATCGCCGTGCATTCCCTCAAAGACCTTCCGGTCGATCTTCCGGCAGGGCTCTGGGTGGGGGCTATCAGCCCGCGGGAGGATCCTCGCGACGTGCTCATCTCAAAGGCGGGATGGAAGTTGATGGAGCTGCCGGCGGGTGCACGCGTCGGAACGTCCAGCCTGCGGCGCGCCGCGCAACTGAAGGCGGCACGGCCTGACCTGACGCTGGTCGCTTTGCGCGGGAATGTGGACACGCGAGTCTATAAGGCTCTCGATGGCGACTACGACGCGGTCGTGCTGGCGAGTGCCGGTGTCAAGCGTCTCGGCCTACAGGAGAACGTAACGGAATTCCTGCCGCTTACGATCATGCTTCCGGCGCCGGGACAGGGGGCGATG
This window encodes:
- the hemC gene encoding hydroxymethylbilane synthase; its protein translation is MSQLRDRWPGLTLLTKVLTTTGDVLLDRPLPEIGGKGLFTAELEQALLSGEIDIAVHSLKDLPVDLPAGLWVGAISPREDPRDVLISKAGWKLMELPAGARVGTSSLRRAAQLKAARPDLTLVALRGNVDTRVYKALDGDYDAVVLASAGVKRLGLQENVTEFLPLTIMLPAPGQGAMAVQCRADDRRTLSLLAAIDHASTRACVDAERTFLSALGGGCSSPVAAFAHAMLEDESGPIELTGLVASVDGQRLIRITRQGSEPVRLGQQLAQDALRQGAQELLQCLA